The following coding sequences lie in one Rutidosis leptorrhynchoides isolate AG116_Rl617_1_P2 chromosome 6, CSIRO_AGI_Rlap_v1, whole genome shotgun sequence genomic window:
- the LOC139855246 gene encoding uncharacterized protein, giving the protein MRGIKAHMGLYGNKWVDELPSVLWAHRTTHKNSTGETPFSLVYGTEAIIHSELMVLTKRIRSFDESSNDEGLRANLDMLKEREEISAIREGGNKKKISKYYDKRVKPMLFRVGDYVWSNNEASRAENTEKLGPNWEGPYEVIDTSKTGSYIPAGINGERVPRTWHATNLKRCYIEFSGCSTRD; this is encoded by the coding sequence ATGAGGGGAATAAAGGCGCACATGGGCTTGTATGGAAACAAGTGGGTTGATGAGCTCCCGAGTGTTTTGTGGGCGCATCGCACCACTCATAAAAACAGCACAGGAGAAACACCGTTCAGCTTGGTTTATGGAACAGAAGCAATAATCCACTCTGAACTAATGGTTCTGACAAAGCGCATACGTAGCTTTGATGAGTCAAGTAATGATGAAGGCTTGCGCGCTAACCTGGACATGCTAAAAGAGCGTGAAGAGATATCTGCCATACGCGAAGGTGGCAACAAGAAGAAAATATCTAAGTACTACGATAAGCGTGTCAAGCCTATGTTGTTCAGAGTTGGGGATTATGTATGGAGCAACAATGAGGCAAGCCGAGCAGAAAATACCGAGAAGCTGGGGCCCAACTGGGAAGGCCCTTATGAAGTTATTGACACAAGTAAAACGGGATCTTATATCCCGGCAGGAATTAATGGAGAACGAGTACCTCGTACTTGGCATGCAACCAATTTGAAAAGATGTTACATAGAATTTTCAGGCTGCAGCACTAGGGATTAA